Proteins encoded by one window of Bacillus rossius redtenbacheri isolate Brsri chromosome 3, Brsri_v3, whole genome shotgun sequence:
- the LOC134530710 gene encoding post-GPI attachment to proteins factor 6 yields MELLWGVLFIIATLQSTEVGCEGPVTLIRLPGREITEYRSFRDVTILQFTIPHNVRLASWIFNATEHRMSPSLVTRCRTRDVSLYLKHGSYPVINPDGSVFPDHFYTRRVPLYDLDFRSDSSSAGINITCPLPGDWFAVAFLSYTDPNNDQILQQGISPNCVALIQASVDVVIDDHVVDITQGVSSLQELTLSDVGGYAIHRFSVPPRTWLCEVLVTVSSCENNAAESGLDRCPELFLSASSESLPDVITNSSVLQSSCRDFMTSPLCKLQFVPSENTWAYIKISNSSFIKEDDQVVVSYSVTLSFSSSVRSVLGSNSSFDTESNAVNADMPNYMSKWSSESRVPVLRQSFSAFFAFNYLRMVPGEDKTASSINITTDTVTVFAYNVHPISDIGGTVSLDLVLNLTPELKNLTRSSYNISVVACVDYNIRSIPIFPNFCLDHINQTSVAHMQINTSMKAREARIHIPHPESGMWYVSYKPFCYVTLYDSSNNVSYEETECKGLSVVGLSFGVESYPCGATNCGDFGRCYNYNSGGLIYSACVCSYGYIGWGCTDDSKVSSFNDILLAVLLLTLSNLIFIPSIYFAIRRRYFTEALVYACTMFFSTFYHACDSGEDIYSFCLFRLSTLQFCDFYSAILALWVTLVAMADLSPLWRSLAHMAGAIAIALGTEYDRTSLWVFVVPFGVGLIILLKQWVWRCRQQRSCYPEKKYYNKFFLPGVLLFIVGVSCYTFLQTRNNYKFVHSAWHAIMALTIVFLLPSRHHKVANSEDSDDSSTSSASLWKRGRAYVSIRWLKRL; encoded by the coding sequence ATGGAGCTCCTGTGGGGTGTGCTGTTCATCATAGCTACGTTACAGTCCACTGAGGTGGGATGCGAGGGTCCAGTCACACTGATACGACTGCCTGGACGAGAGATCACCGAGTACCGCTCTTTTCGAGATGTGACCATTCTGCAGTTCACGATTCCTCATAATGTACGGCTTGCTTCCTGGATCTTCAACGCCACCGAACACCGTATGTCGCCCAGTCTGGTGACCCGCTGCCGTACGCGAGACGTCAGCCTGTACCTGAAACATGGCAGTTACCCGGTCATAAACCCGGACGGTTCCGTCTTTCCAGATCACTTTTACACGCGCAGGGTTCCTCTGTACGATTTGGATTTCCGCAGCGACTCCTCGTCGGCTGGCATAAACATCACGTGCCCTCTGCCTGGGGACTGGTTCGCCGTCGCCTTCCTCAGCTACACCGATCCGAACAACGACCAGATACTGCAGCAGGGCATTTCTCCAAACTGCGTCGCCCTCATCCAGGCAAGTGTTGATGTCGTGATTGATGACCACGTTGTCGACATAACCCAAGGAGTCTCCAGCTTACAGGAACTTACACTGAGTGATGTCGGTGGCTATGCTATACACAGATTTTCTGTGCCTCCTCGAACCTGGTTATGTGAGGTGTTGGTCACTGTGTCCAGCTGCGAGAACAATGCTGCAGAGAGTGGCTTGGATCGCTGTCCGGAACTGTTTCTGTCAGCTAGCAGCGAATCACTGCCAGATGTCATCACAAATTCGAGTGTTCTTCAATCATCTTGTAGGGACTTCATGACTAGTCCTTTGTGTAAGCTTCAGTTTGTTCCTTCTGAAAACACGTGGGCCTACATAAAGATCTCAAATAGCTCTTTTATTAAGGAGGATGACCAAGTTGTAGTCTCATATTCGGTTACTCTAAGTTTTAGTTCAAGTGTGCGCTCTGTGCTAGGTAGTAACTCAAGTTTTGATACAGAATCTAATGCAGTGAATGCCGATATGCCAAATTACATGAGCAAGTGGTCGTCCGAAAGTCGTGTTCCTGTCTTGCGGCAATCTTTTTCTGCATTCTTTGCATTTAATTACTTGCGAATGGTGCCTGGTGAGGATAAAACTGCCTCATCTATAAACATTACAACAGATACAGTAACTGTTTTTGCATACAACGTCCATCCAATCAGTGATATCGGCGGTACTGTTAGTTTGGACCTAGTTCTGAACCTGACTCCAGAACTGAAAAATTTGACAAGAAGTTCATACAATATTTCCGTTGTAGCCTGTGTTGACTATAACATTAGGTCTATTCCAATATTTCCAAATTTCTGCTTAGATCATATCAATCAGACATCTGTAGCTCACATGCAGATAAACACGAGTATGAAGGCTAGGGAAGCCAGGATTCACATACCACATCCTGAAAGTGGGATGTGGTATGTTTCGTATAAACCTTTCTGTTATGTAACTCTGTACGACAGTAGTAATAATGTTAGTTATGAGGAAACTGAGTGCAAAGGTTTGTCTGTGGTGGGTTTATCGTTTGGAGTGGAGTCGTACCCTTGTGGGGCGACCAACTGTGGTGATTTCGGTAGGTGCTACAACTATAACAGTGGTGGACTTATCTATTCTGCATGTGTGTGTTCATACGGATACATAGGGTGGGGGTGCACAGATGACAGCAAGGTATCCTCTTTTAATGATATCCTGTTGGCTGTACTTTTGCTTACCTTGAGTAATCTTATCTTTATACCATCCATCTACTTCGCCATAAGGAGGAGGTACTTTACCGAAGCTCTCGTGTATGCTTGCACCATGTTCTTCTCAACTTTCTATCATGCATGCGACTCTGGCGAGGACATTTACTCGTTCTGCCTGTTCAGGCTGAGCACGTTGCAGTTCTGTGACTTCTACTCAGCTATCCTTGCCCTTTGGGTCACTCTGGTAGCAATGGCGGACCTCAGTCCCTTGTGGAGGTCGTTGGCTCATATGGCTGGTGCGATAGCCATTGCTCTGGGCACAGAATACGATCGCACCTCGCTTTGGGTATTCGTTGTGCCCTTTGGTGTCGGCTTGATCATCCTGCTGAAACAGTGGGTGTGGCGCTGTCGCCAACAGAGATCCTGCTATCCAGAAAAGAAATACTACAACAAGTTTTTCCTTCCCGGAGTGTTGCTTTTCATCGTAGGTGTGAGCTGCTACACATTCCTGCAGACAAGGAACAACTACAAATTCGTGCACAGTGCGTGGCATGCCATTATGGCCTTGACGATAGTATTTCTGCTGCCATCCAGACACCATAAAGTAGCCAATAGCGAAGACTCCGACGATTCTTCGACGTCGTCTGCGTCTCTTTGGAAGAGGGGCAGAGCCTACGTCTCTATCAGATGGCTGAAACGACTGTAG